The sequence below is a genomic window from Dioscorea cayenensis subsp. rotundata cultivar TDr96_F1 unplaced genomic scaffold, TDr96_F1_v2_PseudoChromosome.rev07_lg8_w22 25.fasta BLBR01001821.1, whole genome shotgun sequence.
AGATCATCATGGATATCTTATAGGTACGatgaatttaataatattatcattaaacCTATTAGGGTTGTGGGTTAGTAAATTTTCAATAATCAAGCAATCACACATACCACAACGAAGAAAGGAAGAGGCACAATCATTTGGTAGTGTAGTTCACCTAAATGAGAACTTGATTTAGTAGTTCTTTGCAAAAagtattaatgcaaataaaagacATCCCCTATATAAGCTTCACAATCGAGGCATCTTCTTAATATAAGAGACATTTGATGATGAGCTTGTGCTTGTTTGGGGGTAATAATCTTGTTTGGGTACTAAACTATAACCATATTTCAAAATGGATACtgcatttcaatttgtttctttcgGATACTACACTATGATTTTTGTTCAGGGGGAGGGTACCCACGCATTTTTAATGGGAATAGGCTGATGTGGACGCCGGAGTAACGATGTGGCAAGGGTTTTGACAAGTCATCTGCTAATTTGTACCTCCagttgttaatttttaatacaTGTCACTAGAGAAAATCCATGTCATTTAAAATTGGGGCCACATTAGCATCACCCCTCCTCTTCTACCTAGTCCCTCATCTCCAGAGaacttcttcgtcttcttcatcttcttcgcctTTTCGTCTTCTTTGCCTCCTTCTCTAGTCAAAGAGGATACTAAGTGAGAGGTGTTATGCATTCACCGAAGTCACGCATTTACTAGGGTATAACCATCCGGGATTCGGGAGTTGGAAAATCGAGAGTCGTTCTAGGTTTGAACTATGTAAATGTAGTGGTGTTTCATAGCATCTTATAAACTATGTAAATTTTGTGGTGCTTCATAGCACTTTAGAACATACAAGAGTTGATTATGTAGGTTTTTGCTGCTAggttttaatgttattttcccAAATTGCACAAGCTTCACAAAGATTTTGCAATTtaagaaactaattaaattgaGAATAACTTCATTTCTAATTCAGAGTGATCGAGAGAAAGATAAATGGAGAGGTTTATTAATGTAACTTACTTTATttaagtagaagaagaagaagaagaagaagaagaagagcaacaacaacagtagaaaaaaaagactaagaagaagaagaagaagaggaatgaGTTCTCGGGAGAAGAGGGATGAAGAAAATGGTGATGACGTGGCCCCTTTTTAAAATGACATGGATTTTCTCTAGTgacatgtattaaaaaataacaactcGAGGTCCATGTCTGCAGATAACCTATCAAAACCCTCGCCACATCGTTATTCTGGCGTCCACATCAACTTATTCTCATCGAAACCGCATGGGTACCCCCTCGCTAAACAAAAATCATAGTGTAGTatccgaaaagaaacaaattgaaatgcaGTAACCATTTTAAAATATGCGTATAGTTTAGTACCCAAAGAAGATTATTACTCGCTTGTTTGGAGAAATCATCATAAATTATTCAAGTATGTTGCTCACGGTGCATAAAATATTCAGCTAGAGCCGCTCCTGTATAAGGTGCGAGATATTGTAATGTAGCGGGTGAATCTGCTGTTTCGGCTACCACAATAGTGTATTCCATCGCCCCTCGCTCCTGGAAGGTAGTCACTACCTGAGCCACAGAAGATGCTTTTTGACCAATAGCTACATAAACACATATTACATTTTGTCCCTTTTGATTGAGAATCGTATCTGTGGCTACTGCTGTTTTGCCGGTCTGTCTATCTCCAATAATTAATTCTCGTTGACCACGTCCTATAGGGATCATAGCATCAATAGCAATAAGCCCTGTTTGAAGAGGCTCATATACGGAGCGTCTCGAAATAATACCTGGGGCAGGAGATTCAATTAAGCGAGATTCGGAAGCTGAAATTTCTCC
It includes:
- the LOC120257054 gene encoding ATP synthase subunit alpha, chloroplastic → MVTLRADEISNIIRERIEQYNIGVKIVNTGTVLQVGDGIARIHGLDEVMAGELVEFEEGTVGIALNLESNNVGVVLMGDGLMIQEGSSVKATGRIAQIPVSEAYLGRVINALAKPIDGRGEISASESRLIESPAPGIISRRSVYEPLQTGLIAIDAMIPIGRGQRELIIGDRQTGKTAVATDTILNQKGQNVICVYVAIGQKASSVAQVVTTFQERGAMEYTIVVAETADSPATLQYLAPYTGAALAEYFMHREQHT